A genomic window from Astyanax mexicanus isolate ESR-SI-001 unplaced genomic scaffold, AstMex3_surface scaffold_37, whole genome shotgun sequence includes:
- the LOC111190370 gene encoding toll/interleukin-1 receptor domain-containing adapter protein, with amino-acid sequence MEADYGSSMIGRFCRHFRKPKKDTILCYAKKRFQNSKSFSSENPDGLSMDAGPSSCGNSSSSSSHPDCICPALSSPSSSSHCICTAQGLSVCSTRTRTYDVCVCHSDENVAQAHALVTFLESPSRGLRCFLRMRDCPLGGAVSSELCNAVQSSHCSVLLISPSFLTDDWCMYQMHQALSEGPMSQRIIPAVLDMHISEIPHELRFLYIVDLNRNHEAGYTRVYRAVLQYFKEIPISHSQSSAEDCGKEITVMHYQETAQNMDLHGLR; translated from the exons ATGGAAGCAGATTATGGAAGTAGCATGATTG GCAGGTTTTGTCGACACTTTAGAAAACCGAAAAAGGACACCATTTTGTGCTACGCAAAGAAACGCTTCCAGAATAGCAAGTCTTTCTCCAGTGAGAACCCTGACGGCCTCTCCATGGATGCTGGACCTTCCTCCTGTGGGaattcttcctcctcttcctcacatcCAGACTGCATATGTCCTGCACTAAGCAGTCCCTCCTCCTCTTCCCATTGCATCTGCACTGCTCAGGGTTTGTCAGTGTGCTCTACGCGGACCCGCACATATGACGTGTGCGTGTGCCACAGTGATGAAAACGTGGCCCAGGCTCACGCTTTAGTGACATTTCTGGAGTCTCCATCAAGAGGGCTCCGATGTTTCTTGCGAATGCGTGACTGTCCACTGGGAGGGGCTGTATCCTCTGAACTATGTAACGCTGTACAGTCCAGCCACTGCTCCGTCCTGCTTATCAGTCCCAGCTTCCTGACAGACGACTGGTGCATGTATCAGATGCATCAGGCCTTAAGTGAAGGACCCATGTCCCAGAGGATCATACCTGCTGTTCTGGACATGCACATCTCTGAAATTCCACATGAACTGCGCTTCTTATACATTGTGGACTTAAACAGGAACCATGAAGCTGGCTACACTCGTGTGTACAGAGCAGTTCTTCAAT ATTTTAAGGAGATACCTATTTCTCACTCACAGAGCAGTGCAGAAGACTGTGGGAAGGAAATCACTGTGATGCATTATCAGGAAACTGCACAAAATATGGACCTGCATGGGTTACGCTAG
- the ppp1r15b gene encoding protein phosphatase 1 regulatory subunit 15B, with protein MEASGSAPGAVQRFGAGSLMILPRTKQILALLWEHLRLLMQVICYSLMAVFQMFRFEVHVRITDEAGEHIQHMSSTSRDAPDGFLLSSLFENKNNGDPFDPHSCSVLSSLVNDELCCSLVDDFVSRATECLSDTEELYVGEPSSWKHSWNVLTGSEAEDFCPVTFSACVSSLYQKDLQKKGNSFTEFDCNLSGSPVERSQRPCRQESEGQSSDSEVSWGGSDSSCVEVDREDSDRLWDLLTHSADPYHPLHFKACVSSFKVDQKTCTSAVSLSSDASEHGSNETLLSEDEEDALWRSLSLHDDPYHPLNFRACLQTPSTDNMHGHTKDLARAGGSPDCQRQSNKTPTDLEQIYTKCKKPVLPLRRVLGHQCHQLSVEKPFKVHWKRHLKQVAGASTKKIPLVKKVKFSPVVQVHKMRAWSFAFQASRKGPWEEHARDRDRFQRRIMKTEQAIGYCFSLSHRQSLQHTNQII; from the exons ATGGAGGCCAGCGGGAGCGCTCCGGGGGCCGTGCAGCGCTTCGGCGCCGGCAGCCTGATGATCCTTCCGCGGACAAAGCAGATCCTGGCGTTGCTGTGGGAACACCTCCGCCTGCTGATGCAGGTCATCTGCTACAGTCTGATGGCAG TATTTCAGATGTTCCGGTTTGAAGTTCATGTAAGGATCACGGATGAAGCAGGAGAGCACATTCAGCACATGAGCAGTACATCTAGAGATGCCCCCGATGGCTTCCTCCTCTCTTCCTTATTCGAAAACAAAAACAACGGGGACCCCTTTGACCCTCACTCTTGCTCAGTTCTGTCCAGCCTGGTAAACGATGAACTCTGTTGCTCTTTGGTGGATGACTTTGTGTCCCGTGCCACAGAGTGTCTCTCAGATACTGAGGAGCTCTATGTTGGAGAGCCCAGCAGCTGGAAACACAGCTGGAATGTCCTCACAGGTTCTGAAGCAGAGGACTTCTGCCCTGTAACTTTTAGTGCTTGTGTCTCAAGCCTTTATCAGAAAGACTTGCAGAAGAAAGGGAACTCCTTCACTGAATTTGATTGTAATTTATCCGGTTCACCTGTGGAGCGGAGCCAGAGGCCCTGTCGTCAAGAGTCTGAAGGCCAGAGTTCGGACAGCGAGGTCAGTTGGGGAGGTTCAGACAGCTCCTGCGTGGAGGTGGACAGAGAGGACAGTGACCGACTTTGGGACCTTCTGACCCACTCCGCGGACCCGTATCATCCGCTGCACTTCAAAGCATGTGTGTCTAGCTTCAAAGTAGATCAAAAGACGTGCACATCTGCAGTGTCATTGAGCTCTGATGCAAGTGAACATGGAAGTAATGAAACTCTCTTATCAGAAGATGAAGAGGATGCATTGTGGAGATCACTGTCTCTCCATGATGACCCATACCACCCACTGAATTTCAGAGCTTGTCTGCAGACTCCATCCACTGACAACATGCATGGGCATACAAAGGACTTAGCCCGTGCTGGAGGCTCACCTGATTGCCAAAGGCAAAGTAATAAAACACCAACAGACCTTGAGCAAATATATACCAAGTGCAAAAAGCCTGTTTTGCCACTTAGGAGAGTTCTTGGTCATCAGTGTCATCAGCTGTCTGTGGAAAAACCCTTTAAAGTGCACTGGAAAAGACATCTAAAGCAGGTTGCTGGGGCCAGCACAAAGAAGATCCCTTTGGTGAAAAAG GTAAAATTCTCTCCAGTTGTGCAAGTTCACAAGATGCGAGCCTGGTCATTTGCCTTTCAGGCTTCTCGTAAGGGACCGTGGGAGGAGCATGCCCGGGACAGAGACCGGTTCCAGAGAAGAATTATGAAAACTGAGCAGGCCATTGGATACTGTTTCAGTTTGTCGCATAGGCAAAGTTTACAGCACACTAACCAAATAATCTAA